One Leptolyngbya sp. SIO1E4 genomic window, CTGCTTTTGATAAACAATGTCCTCCTTCTCTGTTTCTAGTTTGATGTCAGAGCGAGGCAAGGCTACACAGAGCAAGGCATAGCCTTCTGCCTGGAGGTCAGGCCCCACCCCCATGCCCTCTGCCTGATCTACAGTTCCTTCGGTGATCAGTGCTGCGCAGGTGGTGCAGACCCCCGCACTGCATGAAAATGGGAGATCTAAACCAGCGTCTTGGGCCGCCGACAAGATAGTTTTATCTTCTGGCACCTGGAGGGTCGTTAGGGTGCCCTGGTGATTAATTTCAACGGTGAAGGTATTTGCCATTCGCTTCTCTTCTCTCAACCCTATTTGCTCACAAACTCGAACAATTATGCTGCGCTGGCTGGGAAGGTGTTGTCAAACTCTTCTAACAAGTCATCCATTTCTTCCAACGCTTGATTAACATCGATGCGAAGCGTGCCGAGATCAGGTTGCTCTAACAGCTTTAGCAACACCTCGCGTTTGCCCCGAATCTTTTCAATGTGATCGCGAATCGCCTGTATATCCATGCCAGTTTTTGATGACTCTCCAGTTACCCAGCATAGGCAACTTTGGAACCAGTTGGAAACTAGCGTCAGTGGGATTAGGGGCATCGGGCCTATTTCCTGACTAGCGATACAATTACAGGGCGAATCAACTAAGAGAAATCATGCTGCGGAAAACATCCCTGGGAAATGTGTTATTGACAGTTGGTGGTGTGCTAACCGTGATTGGATTTGTGGCCTATTTTCAGGACAATGCCACCCTGAACCTGGCGGGCTTTTTCTATGGGATTCCGGTATTGCTGGGGGGGCTGGCGCTGCGAGCAGCGGAACTAGAACCCACTCCCTATTCGCAAGAGACTCCGCCAGAAATATTGGCCCTGCGAGAACAGCAGGCTACCCCTACGCAAAATCAGGTACGTAGTGACGTGACTCGGTATCGCTATGGACAATCAGCTCATCTGGACGAAGTGCTTGAGCGGCTGGGGTTAGCCCCTTCTGATGAGGCCCGACCTGAGTTGACAGCGGTGCGAGAAACAGACATGGACGGCGCCTATGCCTTGATCCTGGAGTTTGACTCGCCGCAGGTGCCCTTCGCCAAATGGTTAGAAAAGCGGGAGAAAATTGAGAAATTTTTCGGACCTGATATTCGAGCTGAAATTATTGAACCCGGTGAGAAGAAGGTTGATGTGGCGTTGATCGCGATCGCTACCCCCACCCCTGCCGAGCCGGTTTCCTAGGGTAGAATCCAGTGCGTTGACCTCCGTTGTTTCACGGTCACGGTTAGACGGTCGTGTAGCAGTGCTGTGGGTCTCATCGCAACAAAGGTATAGGATGTACCACACGCGCCTCAAAATCGCTGTAGCGTGTTCCTGAATTACGACCCTGACTGTTTCTGGAATGAGGTAAGTGAATGGCAACGGAAGCTTTGGGCTGGTGGGGGGTGCCCTTAGGGATTTTGGCTGGAACCCTGCGGGGCAGTGCGCCATTTCTGTTCGTTAGCCTGGGGGAATGCCTGACTGAGAAAAGTGGCAAAATTAACCTCGGCCTGGAAGGAACGCTGCTGATGGGTGCCATGAGCGCTTATGGGGTTTCTTATCTCAGCCAAGATGCGGTCGGGCCTTTTTGGGCACCGTGGCTCGGGGTGTTAGTTGCAGGGTTCTCAGGGATGGCGCTGGGGGCAATTCACGGCTGGCTCTCTCAACAGCGTCGGGTCAATGACGTGGCCGTGGGTATTGCCATGATCATTTTTGGCAGCGGTCTGGCGTTTTTTCTGGGTAAGCCCTTCATTCAGCCCCAAGCGCCCCAGCTTTTCACCTTTAACTGGGGAGCCTGGAGCGGCCATCCAGCGGTGCAGGCGGCGTTGAAAGTGAGTCCGCTATTTTTGATCGGGGTAGCGATCGCGCCCTTTATGCAGTGGTTCTTTCGCGCTACCCGTTGGGGGTTGTATGTACGAGCGGTAGGAGATAGCCCCGATGCGGCTCGTGCCATGGGCATTTCGATTTTTAAGGTGCGATTTTTAAGCATCCTGGCAGGGAGTTTCTTAGCCGGTATTGGGGGTGCCTGTCTTTCGCTGTATTACCCCGGTGTCTGGACTGAACGGATTTCTAGCGGCCAGGGGCTGATGGCGGTGGCCCTGGTTATTTTTGCCCGTTGGAACCCGGTGCAATGCCTTTGGGCATCGCTGCTGTTTGGCGGGGCCCAGGCGATTGGGCCAGGATTCCAGTCTGTGGGCATCAATTCCTACTACTATTTGTTCAATGCGGCGCCTTACATCCTGACGCTGCTGATTATGGTGATTACCTGTTCTCCTAAACGGACGTTGATTGGCGCACCGGGTGCTTTAGGGAAAACGGACTAGCCCATGAGCGATATTTTTAAGCTGGCGGTCAATGGCACGCT contains:
- a CDS encoding 2Fe-2S iron-sulfur cluster binding domain-containing protein, with product MANTFTVEINHQGTLTTLQVPEDKTILSAAQDAGLDLPFSCSAGVCTTCAALITEGTVDQAEGMGVGPDLQAEGYALLCVALPRSDIKLETEKEDIVYQKQFGQPS
- a CDS encoding DUF2854 domain-containing protein, whose amino-acid sequence is MLRKTSLGNVLLTVGGVLTVIGFVAYFQDNATLNLAGFFYGIPVLLGGLALRAAELEPTPYSQETPPEILALREQQATPTQNQVRSDVTRYRYGQSAHLDEVLERLGLAPSDEARPELTAVRETDMDGAYALILEFDSPQVPFAKWLEKREKIEKFFGPDIRAEIIEPGEKKVDVALIAIATPTPAEPVS
- a CDS encoding ABC transporter permease encodes the protein MATEALGWWGVPLGILAGTLRGSAPFLFVSLGECLTEKSGKINLGLEGTLLMGAMSAYGVSYLSQDAVGPFWAPWLGVLVAGFSGMALGAIHGWLSQQRRVNDVAVGIAMIIFGSGLAFFLGKPFIQPQAPQLFTFNWGAWSGHPAVQAALKVSPLFLIGVAIAPFMQWFFRATRWGLYVRAVGDSPDAARAMGISIFKVRFLSILAGSFLAGIGGACLSLYYPGVWTERISSGQGLMAVALVIFARWNPVQCLWASLLFGGAQAIGPGFQSVGINSYYYLFNAAPYILTLLIMVITCSPKRTLIGAPGALGKTD